From a region of the Thiomicrorhabdus sp. genome:
- the hslU gene encoding ATP-dependent protease ATPase subunit HslU, producing the protein MMTPKEIVHSLDSHIVGQADAKRAVAIALRNRWRRSQLSDDLRSEVTPKNILMIGPTGVGKTEIARRLAKLANAPFLKIEATKFTEVGYVGRDVDSIIRDLAESAVKMTRESAIQNVQRQAEDKAEERILDILLPPARGHEEESYDNMSETRQKFRKRLREGDLDDKEIELDLSAAPAHVEILGAPGMEEMTQQLQGMFEGMGKGKKEKRKLPIKKALKALTEEEAQRLVNEEEIKTNAIENVEQNGIVFIDEIDKVAKRQDASGGDVSREGVQRDLLPLIEGSTISTKYGMIKTDHILFIASGAFHLAKPSDLIPELQGRLPIRVELKSLRVEDFVRILTEPKAALTTQAVALLKTEGVDLSFTEDGIQRLAEIAFQVNENTENIGARRLHTVLERLLEDISFEAPTMSGAKIEVNAALVDERLGELAVDQDLSQYIL; encoded by the coding sequence ATGATGACCCCAAAAGAAATCGTTCACAGTTTAGATTCTCACATTGTTGGCCAAGCAGATGCTAAAAGAGCTGTAGCTATTGCTCTTAGAAACCGCTGGAGACGCAGTCAACTTAGTGATGATTTGCGTTCAGAAGTCACTCCAAAAAACATTTTGATGATTGGTCCAACGGGCGTAGGTAAAACTGAGATTGCACGCCGTTTAGCAAAACTCGCTAATGCACCATTCTTAAAGATAGAAGCGACTAAGTTTACCGAAGTGGGTTATGTAGGCCGCGATGTGGATTCTATTATCCGTGATTTAGCAGAAAGTGCGGTAAAAATGACCCGTGAAAGTGCTATTCAAAACGTGCAACGCCAAGCTGAAGACAAAGCGGAAGAGCGTATTTTAGACATTTTGCTTCCTCCTGCTCGTGGTCATGAAGAAGAGAGTTATGACAATATGTCAGAGACTCGCCAAAAATTTCGTAAACGTTTACGTGAAGGTGATTTAGACGATAAAGAGATTGAACTTGACCTTTCTGCGGCTCCTGCTCATGTTGAAATCTTAGGTGCACCTGGCATGGAAGAAATGACTCAACAACTGCAAGGTATGTTTGAGGGCATGGGCAAAGGCAAAAAAGAAAAACGTAAGCTTCCGATTAAAAAAGCTCTAAAAGCCCTAACCGAAGAAGAAGCACAACGTTTAGTTAATGAAGAAGAGATTAAAACCAATGCCATTGAAAACGTAGAGCAAAACGGCATTGTCTTTATTGATGAAATTGATAAGGTTGCTAAACGCCAAGATGCCAGTGGCGGTGATGTTTCTCGTGAAGGTGTGCAACGTGATTTACTCCCTTTAATTGAAGGTAGCACCATCTCAACCAAATACGGCATGATTAAAACCGACCATATTCTATTTATTGCCTCTGGTGCATTTCACTTAGCAAAACCATCTGACTTAATTCCAGAGCTACAAGGCCGTTTGCCAATTCGCGTTGAGTTAAAGTCTTTGCGTGTTGAAGATTTTGTAAGAATCCTTACGGAACCAAAAGCCGCCTTAACGACGCAAGCGGTTGCTTTATTAAAAACCGAAGGGGTTGATTTAAGTTTTACTGAAGATGGAATTCAACGTTTGGCTGAAATTGCCTTTCAAGTAAACGAAAACACAGAAAATATTGGGGCACGTCGCTTACACACGGTATTAGAGCGTTTATTAGAAGATATCTCTTTTGAAGCTCCTACCATGTCAGGTGCAAAAATTGAAGTCAATGCGGCTTTGGTAGATGAACGTTTAGGTGAGCTGGCTGTTGACCAAGATTTATCGCAATATATTCTGTAA
- a CDS encoding YqhA family protein, with amino-acid sequence MANHESENKYNEPEVVCTVKDQGVTERIVESALWNSRFVVLVAVVASLFTAFAIFYTTTVDVFYTISHLTHYHQLDDAGRALLKSQTVAHIVGSVDGYLLGAILLIFSLGLYELFISKIDIAGSKHGASNILFINSLDDLKDRLAKVIVLILIVMFFEQAIFLKPTEPLELLYYSLAIMMVSLALYLSHKAYEKH; translated from the coding sequence ATGGCCAACCATGAAAGTGAAAATAAATATAATGAGCCTGAAGTCGTGTGTACGGTTAAAGACCAAGGTGTTACTGAGAGAATAGTTGAATCGGCTTTATGGAACAGCCGTTTTGTGGTGTTGGTTGCGGTAGTTGCCAGTTTGTTTACTGCGTTTGCTATTTTTTATACCACCACGGTAGATGTGTTTTACACCATCAGTCATTTGACTCATTATCACCAACTGGATGATGCTGGTCGTGCCTTGTTAAAGTCACAAACTGTTGCCCATATTGTTGGTTCGGTTGATGGTTATCTTTTGGGTGCAATTTTGCTCATTTTTTCTTTAGGTTTGTATGAACTGTTTATCTCTAAGATAGATATTGCAGGCAGTAAACACGGTGCTAGCAACATTTTATTTATCAATTCATTAGATGATTTAAAAGACCGTTTAGCAAAAGTGATTGTGTTGATCTTGATCGTTATGTTTTTTGAACAGGCGATTTTCTTAAAACCAACAGAACCGCTTGAGCTACTTTATTACTCGCTAGCGATTATGATGGTTTCTTTAGCGTTATATTTATCGCATAAAGCTTATGAGAAGCACTAG
- the dapF gene encoding diaminopimelate epimerase — protein MSAQIQHTLAKSTPLKFTKMQGLGNDFMVIDAIHQKVELEASAIREWANRYFGIGFDQLLVVENATQENVDFRYRIFNADGSEVQQCGNGARCFARFVYEKGLTDKTEIVVETASGIIVLYIEDSGWVKVNMGLPNFEPASLPFLANEKADEYALNVLGETVLIGAVSMGNPHAVLPVDDIKTAPVEKFGAAVESHPSFPERVNVGFAQAVDKTHIKLRVYERGAAETLACGTGACAAMVVLRHWQQVGDKVTVSLPGGDLLIEWDGNEDSPVWMSGPAVTVFEGEILV, from the coding sequence ATGTCAGCACAAATACAACATACTTTGGCGAAATCAACGCCGTTAAAATTTACCAAAATGCAGGGCTTAGGCAATGATTTTATGGTGATTGATGCCATTCACCAAAAGGTTGAGCTTGAAGCATCAGCGATTCGTGAATGGGCTAACCGATATTTTGGTATTGGCTTTGACCAATTATTGGTTGTTGAAAATGCAACTCAAGAAAATGTGGATTTTCGTTATCGTATTTTTAATGCGGATGGTTCTGAGGTTCAGCAATGTGGTAATGGAGCACGCTGTTTTGCTCGTTTTGTGTATGAAAAAGGCTTAACCGATAAAACTGAGATTGTTGTAGAAACGGCCTCTGGCATTATTGTGCTTTATATCGAAGACTCTGGCTGGGTAAAAGTAAATATGGGATTGCCTAATTTTGAACCAGCGAGTTTGCCTTTTTTAGCAAATGAAAAAGCAGATGAATATGCACTGAATGTATTGGGAGAAACCGTACTGATTGGTGCGGTTTCAATGGGTAATCCACATGCCGTATTACCGGTGGATGACATTAAAACTGCACCGGTTGAAAAGTTTGGTGCGGCGGTTGAATCTCATCCGAGTTTTCCTGAACGCGTCAACGTAGGTTTTGCTCAAGCGGTAGATAAAACGCACATAAAATTACGTGTTTATGAACGTGGTGCAGCTGAGACATTAGCCTGTGGAACAGGTGCTTGTGCGGCAATGGTGGTGTTAAGACATTGGCAGCAAGTTGGCGATAAAGTTACTGTGAGTTTGCCGGGAGGCGATTTATTGATTGAGTGGGATGGCAATGAAGATTCGCCAGTATGGATGAGTGGGCCAGCCGTTACCGTATTTGAAGGAGAAATTTTGGTATGA
- a CDS encoding KpsF/GutQ family sugar-phosphate isomerase, whose product MSIDYQAIAKQVLDIEAEAVLHLKTLIDDNFSGSVEAILNTQGRVVICGMGKSGLIGKKIMATFASTGTPCFFMHPGEAFHGDLGMVSPKDVFLALSNSGETEEVIRLLPFLKDNGNVVISMTGRPDSTLALNADFHLNIAVPKEACPHQLAPTSSTTATLVMGDALAVALMEARNFQPHEFARFHPGGSLGRKLLTRVKHEMTSKNLPMVTANSSVQEVIHTMNEGRLGLCIVDNGKGIITDGDLRRHMETNSANFMQLTAQDLMGLNPKTIDAEARLNEAEEMMNENKITSLLVTENGKVAGVIQIYDLNG is encoded by the coding sequence ATGTCAATTGACTATCAAGCCATTGCAAAACAAGTTTTAGACATTGAAGCCGAGGCGGTTTTACACCTTAAAACACTGATTGATGACAACTTCTCAGGCAGTGTAGAAGCTATTTTGAATACTCAAGGCCGAGTGGTAATTTGCGGCATGGGTAAATCAGGATTAATCGGTAAAAAAATCATGGCAACCTTTGCTAGTACAGGAACTCCATGCTTTTTTATGCATCCAGGTGAAGCGTTTCATGGTGATTTAGGCATGGTATCGCCAAAAGATGTGTTTTTGGCGTTATCAAACTCTGGAGAAACGGAAGAGGTTATTCGCCTACTGCCATTTTTGAAAGACAATGGCAATGTGGTTATCTCGATGACGGGTCGTCCAGATTCGACCTTAGCACTAAACGCCGATTTTCATTTAAATATCGCTGTACCAAAAGAAGCCTGCCCGCATCAGTTAGCCCCAACTTCATCCACTACCGCTACCCTAGTGATGGGTGATGCTTTGGCAGTAGCATTAATGGAAGCCAGAAATTTTCAGCCACACGAATTTGCCCGCTTTCACCCTGGTGGTAGCTTAGGCCGCAAACTACTTACTCGTGTTAAACATGAAATGACTAGCAAAAACCTACCAATGGTTACGGCTAACTCTTCTGTTCAAGAAGTGATTCACACTATGAATGAAGGCCGTTTAGGACTATGCATTGTCGATAACGGTAAAGGCATTATTACCGATGGCGATTTACGCCGTCATATGGAAACCAACTCAGCTAACTTTATGCAGTTGACCGCACAAGATTTAATGGGATTAAACCCAAAAACGATTGATGCTGAAGCACGCTTAAATGAAGCCGAAGAGATGATGAATGAAAATAAAATCACCTCTTTATTGGTGACTGAAAATGGTAAAGTTGCTGGTGTTATTCAAATTTACGATTTGAATGGTTAA
- the hslV gene encoding ATP-dependent protease subunit HslV: MSFHGTTILCAKRNGQMVIGGDGQVTLGHVVMKGNARKVRRLYSGQVIAGFAGATADAFTLFERFEGRLQTHNGQLMRAAVEMAKDWRTDRALRKLEAMMLVADKDNMLLISGTGDVIEPQDDFIAIGSGGSYAHSAAQALMENTQLSARDVVEKSLHIAGDLCIYTNHNLTIEELS; encoded by the coding sequence ATGTCTTTTCACGGAACTACAATTTTATGTGCTAAACGTAATGGCCAAATGGTTATTGGTGGAGACGGTCAAGTGACTTTGGGTCATGTGGTCATGAAGGGCAATGCTCGTAAGGTGCGTCGTTTATATAGTGGTCAAGTGATTGCTGGATTTGCCGGAGCTACTGCGGATGCATTTACTTTATTTGAACGTTTTGAAGGGCGTTTGCAAACGCATAATGGTCAGTTAATGCGTGCCGCTGTTGAGATGGCGAAAGATTGGCGAACTGACCGTGCTTTACGTAAATTAGAGGCGATGATGTTGGTGGCAGATAAAGACAATATGTTACTGATTTCGGGAACGGGTGATGTTATTGAACCGCAAGACGATTTTATTGCGATTGGTTCAGGTGGAAGTTACGCCCATTCTGCAGCACAAGCGTTGATGGAGAATACCCAGTTATCGGCACGTGATGTGGTTGAGAAGTCTTTGCATATTGCGGGTGATTTATGTATTTACACGAATCACAACTTAACGATTGAAGAGTTGAGTTAA
- a CDS encoding DUF971 domain-containing protein, with amino-acid sequence MPHPTDIKLHQKSKALEVAFDTGETFTFSCEFLRVYSQSAEVTGHAPGQEVLQLDKQDVNIDDITPVGNYAIKLHFNDGHDTGLYTWERLYDLGKNQEDYWVDYLRRVMRAGHKHPELEKLQQSIKSKQ; translated from the coding sequence ATGCCGCATCCAACTGACATAAAACTACATCAAAAATCAAAAGCCTTAGAAGTGGCTTTTGATACAGGTGAAACCTTTACCTTTAGCTGTGAATTCTTGCGGGTCTATTCACAGTCAGCAGAAGTTACTGGTCACGCACCTGGGCAAGAAGTATTGCAATTAGATAAACAAGATGTAAATATTGACGACATTACTCCAGTTGGTAATTATGCAATCAAGCTTCACTTTAACGATGGGCACGATACCGGTCTTTATACTTGGGAACGCCTCTATGATTTAGGCAAAAACCAAGAAGATTATTGGGTCGATTATTTACGCCGAGTGATGCGCGCCGGGCATAAACACCCTGAATTAGAAAAGTTACAACAAAGCATAAAATCAAAACAATAA
- the xerC gene encoding tyrosine recombinase XerC: protein MNLNALESFIRHMQSQNKSVHTVSSYQRDIEDFLKFYLADDMEDSSEDSHQALMNSIHQFSDWQIIDSQAIRAFLSYRVQHGISARTLARQLSAIRSFYDYLLQKNLVLKNPAKGVKAPKQPQPLPKSVDVDWMSRLLDQPLDTWQDIRDQAIFELLYSAGLRVSECAELDISPGLDEMGSGWVRVLGKGQKERLAPVGSKAQTAIQNWLQIRHEHAQDNENAVFVNQRGSRLNVRSIQTQLDKRTTLAGLPTKMSPHRLRHACATHVLESSGDLRAVQEILGHANLSTTQIYTKLDMQHLAQVYDKAHPRAKKS from the coding sequence ATGAACCTTAACGCTCTAGAATCTTTTATACGCCACATGCAGTCACAAAATAAATCTGTGCATACGGTGTCTAGTTATCAGCGAGATATTGAAGATTTTTTAAAATTCTATTTAGCGGATGACATGGAAGATTCGAGCGAAGATTCTCACCAAGCCTTAATGAATAGTATTCATCAATTTAGTGATTGGCAGATTATCGACTCCCAAGCAATACGGGCCTTTTTATCCTACCGAGTGCAACATGGAATCAGTGCCAGAACCCTAGCCAGGCAGTTATCGGCTATTCGTTCTTTTTACGATTATCTTTTGCAAAAGAACCTAGTGTTAAAAAATCCAGCAAAAGGCGTTAAGGCACCAAAACAGCCACAACCATTGCCAAAAAGTGTTGATGTGGATTGGATGTCTCGTTTACTAGACCAACCTTTAGATACCTGGCAAGACATTCGTGATCAAGCCATTTTTGAGTTGTTATATTCAGCAGGTTTACGTGTTTCTGAATGTGCAGAGTTAGATATTTCTCCAGGTCTGGATGAAATGGGTTCTGGTTGGGTGCGTGTTTTAGGTAAAGGGCAAAAAGAACGCCTAGCCCCAGTTGGCTCAAAAGCCCAAACCGCCATTCAAAATTGGTTGCAGATTCGCCATGAGCATGCTCAAGATAATGAAAATGCGGTATTTGTTAACCAACGTGGAAGCCGTTTAAATGTACGCTCTATTCAAACCCAATTAGATAAACGTACCACCCTTGCAGGTCTACCAACTAAAATGTCACCCCACAGATTACGTCACGCCTGTGCTACTCACGTTCTAGAGTCCAGTGGTGATTTGAGAGCGGTTCAAGAGATTTTAGGCCACGCCAATCTTTCTACCACGCAAATCTATACCAAGTTAGATATGCAGCATTTGGCGCAGGTGTATGATAAAGCACATCCCAGAGCAAAAAAATCCTAA
- the waaA gene encoding lipid IV(A) 3-deoxy-D-manno-octulosonic acid transferase, which produces MNLFSYRLLTTLAMPLIAYSGWKRCRKHQAQQLQNPDLPEIPDCFRSRFGFNRQAYQTGGIWIHAVSVGETRSIFPLLNALKSQYPNLPLTVTNGSTQGALQALQFSPVAIQHQMLPYDYPFAVKRFLNQIKPKLVIMVETEIWPNLYQACKNQNIPVILINARLKESSFKAYQKWGGRLIANALNQTQFISAQFPTDADHFKALGAKESKIKVLGNLKFDLTIQDNLIDNANRWRADNNLTATPIWVAASTHAHPNSNDLEQSEEQLILDAHKQLLTKIPNALLIIVPRHADRFEQVAQLLNNSGLDWQQRSQSQEPTPNTQVYLADTVGELMQWFAAGDVAFIGGSLVPFGGHNILEPAALNTPVISGEYFANLKALFEPFIEDEAIKIVKNSDELADSLIQILQNPDKAKQLADKAHDCFATQTGALQRTMTLINELLSQH; this is translated from the coding sequence ATGAACCTATTCAGCTATCGTCTTCTAACAACTCTTGCAATGCCTTTGATTGCCTATTCGGGTTGGAAGCGATGCCGAAAACACCAAGCCCAACAGCTGCAAAACCCAGACTTGCCAGAGATACCAGACTGTTTCAGAAGTCGTTTTGGTTTTAATCGCCAAGCCTACCAAACGGGCGGTATTTGGATTCATGCAGTTTCAGTAGGTGAAACCCGCTCAATATTTCCATTGCTTAACGCCCTAAAAAGTCAGTATCCAAATCTACCGCTAACTGTCACTAATGGCTCAACTCAGGGTGCGTTACAAGCATTACAGTTCTCTCCCGTTGCCATTCAGCATCAAATGCTACCGTACGACTATCCTTTTGCGGTTAAACGTTTTTTAAACCAAATCAAACCAAAATTAGTGATTATGGTTGAAACCGAGATTTGGCCTAACCTTTACCAGGCCTGTAAAAATCAAAATATCCCCGTTATATTGATTAATGCCCGTTTAAAAGAATCCTCATTTAAAGCCTACCAAAAATGGGGCGGTAGGTTGATTGCTAACGCATTAAACCAAACTCAGTTTATTAGTGCTCAATTTCCAACCGATGCCGATCACTTTAAAGCCTTGGGAGCAAAGGAATCTAAAATCAAAGTTTTGGGCAACCTTAAATTTGATTTAACGATTCAAGACAACTTAATCGATAATGCCAACCGCTGGCGAGCAGATAATAACTTAACTGCAACGCCTATTTGGGTAGCTGCCAGCACCCATGCTCACCCTAATAGCAATGATCTAGAACAAAGTGAAGAGCAACTCATTTTAGATGCCCACAAACAGCTGTTAACCAAAATACCCAATGCACTATTAATCATAGTCCCTAGACACGCAGACCGCTTTGAACAAGTCGCCCAATTATTGAATAACAGTGGGCTCGACTGGCAACAACGCAGTCAATCACAAGAACCTACCCCTAATACTCAAGTCTATCTTGCCGATACGGTTGGCGAATTAATGCAGTGGTTTGCCGCAGGTGATGTGGCATTTATTGGTGGCAGCTTAGTGCCGTTTGGAGGGCATAATATTTTAGAACCGGCGGCACTTAACACCCCCGTAATTTCAGGTGAATATTTTGCCAATCTTAAGGCATTATTTGAGCCATTTATTGAGGACGAGGCTATTAAGATTGTAAAAAACAGTGATGAACTGGCCGATAGCCTTATTCAAATCTTACAAAACCCAGACAAAGCTAAACAATTAGCTGATAAAGCTCATGACTGTTTTGCCACTCAAACTGGTGCATTACAACGCACAATGACTTTAATTAACGAGTTATTAAGCCAACATTAA
- the ubiE gene encoding bifunctional demethylmenaquinone methyltransferase/2-methoxy-6-polyprenyl-1,4-benzoquinol methylase UbiE produces the protein MSQNKNTIDFGFTEVPLEEKVKKVKGVFDSVAGNYDIMNDVMSMGIHRLWKRKTIELSGVRPGNTVLDLAGGTGDLTKAFAKRVGSTGQVVLADINESMVRVGRDRLINEGIAGNVDYTITNAEALGFPDNTFDVATIAFGLRNVTNKDKALEELYRVLKPGGQLMVLEFSKVTQPLLAKFYDFYSFNILPKMGKVIADDEASYQYLAESIRMHPDQETLKKMMLDAGFDKAEYINMNEGIVALHRAWKY, from the coding sequence ATGAGTCAAAATAAAAACACCATCGATTTTGGATTTACGGAAGTTCCGTTAGAAGAAAAAGTCAAAAAGGTCAAAGGCGTATTTGACTCGGTAGCCGGCAACTACGACATTATGAACGATGTTATGTCGATGGGAATCCACCGTTTATGGAAACGCAAAACCATTGAATTAAGCGGTGTTCGCCCAGGCAATACCGTTTTAGATTTAGCAGGTGGTACAGGTGATTTAACCAAAGCCTTTGCTAAACGTGTAGGTTCTACAGGCCAGGTAGTATTAGCTGACATTAACGAAAGCATGGTACGTGTGGGTCGTGATCGCCTAATTAATGAAGGCATTGCAGGCAATGTGGACTACACCATTACCAATGCTGAAGCCTTAGGGTTTCCAGACAACACCTTTGATGTAGCAACCATCGCTTTTGGTTTGCGTAACGTGACCAATAAAGACAAAGCATTAGAAGAACTATACCGAGTGCTTAAACCAGGTGGTCAACTGATGGTCCTTGAATTCTCTAAAGTCACTCAACCGCTTTTAGCCAAGTTTTATGATTTTTACTCATTCAATATTTTGCCAAAAATGGGCAAAGTCATTGCTGATGATGAAGCCAGCTATCAATATTTAGCCGAATCGATTCGTATGCATCCTGACCAAGAGACACTAAAGAAAATGATGTTAGATGCAGGGTTTGATAAAGCCGAATACATTAACATGAATGAGGGGATAGTCGCCCTACACCGTGCCTGGAAATATTGA
- a CDS encoding DUF484 family protein: MNMKAVSGPLSKTNLSAEEVVDYLNNNPTFFHVFPRLLDRLSIPHPKSGKAVSLLERQVYQLREQRDSLQIEVDNLMDIASENGQLFYKVQQFTKALMAAQTEQATVDTIYEQMKTVFKVDQVAMVSWDVPQISLHGMHQLGVSQSWNDALKQSLVLHKPVCGLLENDWQKGLFHTDELMQSVCLLPLGSERVWGVLALGSKTDRFHPDLGTYFLNMMAELVTARLNHLFVK, from the coding sequence ATGAATATGAAAGCCGTGAGCGGACCTTTAAGCAAAACCAATCTTTCTGCTGAAGAAGTGGTGGATTATCTAAATAACAATCCCACTTTTTTTCATGTATTTCCGCGATTGTTAGACCGTTTAAGTATTCCACACCCAAAGTCGGGTAAAGCCGTTTCTTTGCTAGAACGACAAGTGTATCAACTCAGAGAGCAACGTGACTCATTGCAAATTGAAGTGGATAATTTAATGGATATCGCTTCAGAAAATGGTCAGCTTTTTTATAAAGTTCAGCAGTTTACCAAAGCCTTAATGGCGGCTCAAACAGAGCAAGCCACGGTGGATACTATCTATGAACAAATGAAAACGGTATTTAAGGTCGATCAAGTTGCTATGGTCTCTTGGGACGTGCCTCAAATTAGCTTGCATGGTATGCACCAGTTAGGCGTCAGTCAGTCTTGGAATGATGCATTAAAACAATCTTTGGTGCTTCATAAACCAGTTTGCGGGTTGCTTGAAAACGATTGGCAAAAAGGCTTGTTTCATACCGACGAACTCATGCAATCGGTCTGTTTATTGCCATTAGGTAGTGAACGCGTTTGGGGAGTCTTGGCTTTGGGTAGTAAAACAGACCGTTTTCATCCAGATTTAGGTACATATTTTTTAAATATGATGGCCGAATTGGTTACTGCCCGTTTAAACCACCTTTTTGTAAAGTAG
- a CDS encoding ubiquinone biosynthesis accessory factor UbiJ — translation MNKQPGLVDLGLSKSLELAINTAIHLDEEQGRVFEALDGKVIELVITPFTQPLFCLINQKQIAMQRELNGAADATLKSDISEWMALPLSHNLKAEITAGDETIGNAFIQALNHLEIDWEEHLSHYTGDLVAFKVGHGIRSFLEGKQNAKQQVGNTVREYLQFEINTLPTRNQVEHFVKDVNQTASEIETMAKRIDALIKNT, via the coding sequence ATGAACAAACAACCAGGCCTGGTAGATTTGGGGTTATCTAAATCTTTAGAATTAGCAATCAATACGGCTATTCATTTGGATGAAGAGCAAGGACGCGTTTTTGAAGCTCTTGATGGTAAAGTCATTGAGTTGGTGATCACCCCATTTACTCAACCCCTATTCTGCCTAATCAACCAAAAACAAATTGCTATGCAGCGTGAACTAAATGGTGCTGCCGACGCTACCTTAAAAAGTGATATTTCTGAATGGATGGCCTTGCCATTAAGCCATAATCTTAAAGCAGAAATTACCGCAGGCGACGAAACCATTGGTAATGCATTTATTCAAGCACTTAACCATCTTGAAATTGATTGGGAAGAGCACCTATCGCATTACACGGGTGATTTGGTTGCGTTTAAAGTCGGCCACGGCATTCGCTCTTTTTTAGAAGGTAAACAAAATGCTAAACAACAAGTTGGCAATACCGTTCGTGAGTATCTCCAATTTGAAATCAACACCCTTCCTACTCGCAACCAAGTAGAGCATTTTGTAAAAGACGTCAATCAGACTGCCAGTGAGATTGAAACAATGGCTAAACGCATTGATGCTCTAATCAAAAACACATAA